In Helicobacter mastomyrinus, a single genomic region encodes these proteins:
- a CDS encoding GDP-L-fucose synthase family protein has translation MHKDSRIYIAGHKGLVGSSIYDLLQSQGYTHLLTQTRKECDLLSSYDVEEFFSKTRPEYVFLCAAKVGGISANNTYRADFIYENLAIQNNIIFNAYKYGVKKLLFLGSSCIYPKNAPQPMKEDALLTSELEYTNEPYAIAKIAGLKMCESFALQYGCDFISVMPTNLYGNNDNFDLETSHVLPALLRKIHLAKLLYLGQIEQVEYDVSLQGKALEDYLSSYHISSKSVAIWGSGKPRREFLHVQDMAEACVFVMNNVSFGAHLSSHTSQIRNTHINIGYGTDISIIELAYLIKEIVGFEGQLVFDSSKPDGTYQKLIDSSKLHQLGWRAKISLKEGIRSVYEHYLHTHTL, from the coding sequence ATGCACAAGGATTCTAGAATCTATATTGCAGGACACAAAGGATTAGTAGGCTCAAGCATTTATGACTTGCTTCAATCTCAAGGCTATACCCATCTCTTAACACAAACACGCAAAGAATGTGATTTGCTCTCATCTTATGATGTGGAGGAGTTTTTTAGCAAAACTCGCCCTGAATATGTTTTTTTATGTGCAGCAAAGGTGGGAGGTATCTCTGCAAACAATACTTATCGCGCAGATTTTATCTATGAAAATCTTGCCATTCAAAACAACATTATTTTCAATGCTTATAAATATGGTGTCAAGAAGCTCCTTTTTCTAGGCAGTTCTTGTATCTATCCTAAAAACGCACCTCAACCGATGAAAGAAGATGCCCTCCTCACAAGTGAGCTTGAATACACCAATGAGCCATACGCAATCGCTAAAATTGCTGGATTAAAAATGTGTGAAAGTTTTGCGCTGCAGTATGGCTGTGATTTCATCTCTGTAATGCCTACGAATCTATATGGCAATAATGATAATTTTGACCTAGAAACCTCACACGTGCTTCCCGCACTCCTGCGCAAGATTCACTTAGCTAAGCTTCTTTATCTTGGGCAAATAGAGCAGGTAGAATATGATGTGAGCTTACAGGGCAAGGCATTGGAGGATTATCTTAGCTCTTATCATATTAGTAGCAAGAGTGTAGCTATATGGGGTAGTGGCAAACCTCGCAGAGAGTTTCTCCACGTGCAGGATATGGCAGAAGCCTGTGTGTTTGTAATGAATAATGTATCTTTTGGTGCTCATCTCTCATCCCATACATCGCAAATCCGCAATACCCATATAAATATTGGCTATGGCACAGATATTAGCATTATCGAGCTTGCTTATCTCATCAAGGAGATTGTAGGATTTGAAGGTCAGCTTGTGTTTGATAGCTCAAAGCCCGATGGCACATACCAAAAACTAATAGATTCTAGTA
- the rpsR gene encoding 30S ribosomal protein S18, which translates to MEKKKYSKRYCRYTEAKLEFIDYKDVEMLKHSLSERYKIMPRRLTGNTKRWQERVEVAIKRARHMALIPYIVDRKKVVENPFKI; encoded by the coding sequence ATGGAAAAGAAAAAATACTCAAAACGATACTGCCGATATACCGAGGCTAAACTTGAATTTATCGATTACAAAGATGTGGAAATGCTTAAGCATTCATTGTCTGAACGATACAAAATTATGCCAAGACGTCTTACAGGCAACACAAAGCGATGGCAAGAACGCGTAGAAGTAGCCATCAAACGTGCTAGACATATGGCACTTATTCCTTATATCGTGGATAGAAAAAAGGTTGTCGAGAATCCTTTTAAAATCTAA
- a CDS encoding single-stranded DNA-binding protein yields MYNKVIMMGNLTRDVELRYLPSGSALATIGLASNRRFKKQDGNMGDEVCFVDVKLFGRSAEVANQYLRKGSKVLIEGRLSFESWNDQSGAKRSKHTIIAESMQMLDSKSASENSGYAPSSYNQPNQPMQSAQPQAQSYGGNAGVENYPQNIPEINIDEDEIPF; encoded by the coding sequence ATGTATAACAAAGTGATTATGATGGGGAATCTTACGCGAGATGTGGAATTGCGATATTTGCCTAGTGGAAGCGCTCTAGCGACTATTGGCTTAGCGAGCAATCGCCGATTCAAAAAGCAAGATGGCAATATGGGTGATGAAGTATGCTTTGTCGATGTGAAGCTTTTTGGTCGTAGTGCAGAAGTGGCGAATCAATACTTGCGTAAGGGCAGCAAGGTGCTGATTGAAGGACGATTAAGCTTTGAGAGTTGGAATGACCAAAGTGGTGCAAAACGAAGCAAACATACGATTATTGCTGAAAGTATGCAAATGCTAGATTCTAAATCTGCAAGTGAGAATAGCGGCTACGCCCCCTCATCATATAATCAACCCAATCAACCTATGCAGTCTGCACAACCTCAAGCACAGAGCTATGGTGGGAATGCAGGAGTAGAGAACTACCCCCAAAATATCCCTGAAATCAATATTGATGAAGATGAAATACCCTTCTAG
- the rpsF gene encoding 30S ribosomal protein S6, translated as MKFYETMFILKPTLVEEEIKTRIDFFKEVITKNGGEIETCLDMGTRNLAYEIKKNKRGYYFVIYFKAQPTLIRELERNYRINEEILRFLVVKYENKKEQNAWQKLVDRANNKPEAKKELKASKAKKEETAEAQEQDSQES; from the coding sequence ATGAAATTTTATGAGACGATGTTTATCCTCAAACCTACGCTTGTAGAAGAGGAAATCAAAACACGTATTGATTTTTTTAAAGAAGTCATTACAAAAAATGGCGGTGAGATTGAAACCTGCCTTGATATGGGAACGCGCAATCTTGCTTATGAGATTAAAAAGAATAAACGTGGATACTATTTTGTCATCTACTTCAAAGCACAACCAACCCTAATTAGAGAGCTTGAGCGAAATTATCGCATTAATGAAGAGATTTTGCGCTTTCTTGTAGTGAAATATGAGAATAAAAAAGAGCAAAATGCGTGGCAAAAGCTCGTAGATAGGGCAAATAACAAGCCTGAAGCAAAAAAAGAGCTTAAAGCCTCTAAGGCTAAAAAAGAAGAGACAGCAGAGGCACAGGAGCAAGATTCTCAAGAATCGTAA
- the holA gene encoding DNA polymerase III subunit delta yields the protein MYKSQLDSLLKASKAPRISFLYGDSFLVEYYSRLIASALICEEKNVFYFDEYNATQINALLSQSSLFGTRSLVVLKINDKINKKDIELFLQSLFHNTQNALIIEYYQGSKSPADYAKNSKIYAGYFKHPKMPKDDIIEVRFYEPTLHECMDFMRQKAKTMSLKASDKVLHQILSLQNNDIALSLNELEKFVIYTDGREIEPSDVNLLCDGVASFSISELCHTLMEKKPFVEMLHSIYEEGVNEIAMISEIQRFFYQLFLFYAFIKANGRADEREILGYAPPKHIVEPLVRHCIRFKENEYIAIFELLSAWRYEVSKGKSKQSMSALIKIQELIR from the coding sequence ATGTATAAATCACAGCTTGATTCACTCCTTAAGGCTTCAAAAGCCCCGCGCATAAGCTTTTTATATGGTGATAGCTTTTTGGTAGAGTATTATAGTAGGCTTATCGCCTCTGCTCTTATATGTGAGGAAAAAAATGTGTTTTACTTTGATGAATACAATGCCACACAAATAAACGCTCTCCTTTCACAAAGCTCACTTTTTGGCACACGCTCACTTGTGGTGCTTAAAATCAATGATAAAATAAATAAAAAAGATATTGAACTTTTTTTGCAATCTCTTTTTCATAATACACAAAATGCCCTTATTATCGAGTATTATCAAGGCTCAAAGTCCCCAGCAGATTATGCTAAAAATTCCAAAATATATGCTGGATATTTTAAGCACCCTAAAATGCCCAAAGATGACATTATAGAAGTGCGCTTTTACGAGCCGACTTTACACGAATGTATGGATTTTATGCGGCAAAAAGCTAAAACAATGTCTCTAAAAGCGAGTGATAAGGTGCTTCACCAAATCCTTAGCCTTCAAAATAATGACATTGCCCTTTCTTTGAATGAACTAGAAAAATTTGTTATTTATACTGATGGTAGGGAAATTGAGCCAAGTGATGTGAATCTGCTTTGCGATGGGGTGGCAAGCTTTAGCATAAGCGAACTATGCCACACTCTAATGGAAAAAAAGCCTTTTGTGGAAATGCTGCATAGCATTTATGAGGAAGGCGTGAATGAAATTGCGATGATCAGCGAGATTCAAAGATTCTTCTATCAACTCTTTTTATTTTATGCATTTATTAAGGCTAATGGTAGAGCAGATGAAAGAGAAATCCTAGGTTATGCCCCACCAAAACATATAGTAGAGCCATTAGTGCGGCATTGCATTCGCTTTAAAGAAAATGAGTATATTGCCATTTTTGAGCTCCTCTCTGCGTGGCGATATGAAGTGAGTAAGGGCAAATCTAAGCAGTCTATGAGTGCTTTAATCAAAATTCAAGAATTAATAAGATAG
- a CDS encoding TIGR01212 family radical SAM protein (This family includes YhcC from E. coli K-12, an uncharacterized radical SAM protein.): MRLILSVGRYFKRRFGTRVRKIPISLQGFTCPNIDGSLAKGGCIYCDNESFSPSLIKINKGSQVKMNFSLNSNPLLPKQLKQLEEQFFWHAEFHQRKFGISKYMVYFQSYTNTYAPFETLKTLYDKALSLPNVVGLSIGTRIDCVQDSLLELLGEYVKKGKEIWLEYGIQSVYDKTLEITNRAHSIALAKEMFAKTRAKGVKVCAHLIYGLPGETPDMMLHSLDSVLEWGIDSIKIHPLYVVSGTRLAQLYKNGEYEPISIETFSDLIVKSLQRIPPNIVVQRISAGAHDDTLLAPMWCFDKNIQMRYIRDRLRAVGIEY; the protein is encoded by the coding sequence ATGCGGCTTATACTAAGCGTGGGGCGGTATTTTAAAAGACGTTTTGGCACAAGGGTGCGGAAAATCCCTATATCTCTGCAAGGCTTTACCTGCCCTAATATCGATGGGAGCTTGGCAAAGGGCGGGTGCATATATTGCGATAATGAAAGCTTCTCTCCAAGCCTCATAAAGATAAATAAAGGCTCTCAAGTAAAGATGAATTTCTCCCTTAACTCCAATCCACTTTTGCCCAAGCAGCTTAAGCAACTAGAGGAGCAATTCTTTTGGCACGCGGAATTTCATCAAAGAAAATTTGGCATAAGTAAGTATATGGTATATTTTCAGTCTTATACAAATACTTATGCGCCCTTTGAGACGCTTAAGACTCTCTATGATAAAGCATTGAGTTTGCCCAATGTCGTGGGGCTGAGCATAGGCACACGTATTGATTGTGTGCAGGATTCACTCCTTGAGCTTTTGGGCGAGTATGTCAAAAAAGGTAAAGAGATTTGGCTAGAATATGGGATACAATCTGTGTATGATAAGACTTTAGAAATTACCAATCGCGCCCACAGCATTGCTCTGGCTAAAGAAATGTTTGCTAAGACACGAGCAAAGGGTGTGAAAGTCTGTGCGCACTTAATCTATGGCTTACCGGGTGAGACGCCGGATATGATGCTACACTCACTTGATAGCGTGCTAGAATGGGGGATTGATAGCATTAAGATTCACCCCCTGTATGTGGTGAGCGGCACTCGCCTTGCTCAGCTTTACAAAAATGGCGAGTATGAGCCTATTAGTATTGAGACTTTTAGCGATTTGATTGTCAAATCTTTGCAGAGGATTCCCCCTAATATTGTCGTGCAGAGAATCAGCGCGGGGGCACACGATGATACACTCCTTGCACCTATGTGGTGCTTTGATAAAAATATTCAAATGCGCTATATCCGCGATAGGCTAAGGGCAGTAGGGATAGAGTATTAA
- the purF gene encoding amidophosphoribosyltransferase, translated as MESWNEECAVVGVYNVNNASVLSYYSLFAMQHRGQEASGIAASNGTKITTIKNTGLVTKIFTQRQLDKLQGRSSIGHNRYSTAGEDSINDAQPIFARYELGEMAIVHNGNLTNAKAVRKKLIENGAIFQSHLDTENLIHLIAQSKKQSLTDRIIDALKCVDGAYCFIFLSRTKMFAIRDRYGLRPLSLGKIQNEDGSTGYVVASESCAFDLIGAEFVREIKAGEILIFDGAYALKDTQPKSIQVFEPNPHPCVFEHVYFARPDSNIFGSNVYKARKQMGIELAREHKIKADMIIPVPDSGVAAALGYSKQSGIDFELGIIRNHYVGRTFIEPTQQERELKVRLKLNPIRELIADKDIIVIDDSVVRGTTSRQIIRILRQAGARKIHLLISSPPTISPCFYGVDTPHKEQLICANKSIEDVRKYIGADSLGFLSIEGLVRSIGGENKSWCKACFDENYIDEYTRGL; from the coding sequence ATGGAAAGTTGGAATGAAGAATGTGCTGTGGTGGGCGTGTATAATGTCAATAATGCGAGTGTTTTAAGCTATTATTCACTTTTTGCAATGCAGCACAGAGGGCAAGAAGCAAGTGGAATCGCCGCAAGTAATGGCACAAAAATCACTACAATCAAAAATACAGGGCTTGTAACAAAGATTTTCACTCAAAGGCAATTAGACAAACTACAAGGGCGCTCGAGCATAGGGCATAATCGTTATTCGACTGCAGGGGAAGATTCCATCAATGATGCCCAACCTATCTTTGCTCGATATGAGCTAGGGGAAATGGCTATCGTTCATAATGGGAATCTTACCAATGCAAAAGCTGTGCGTAAAAAGCTTATTGAAAATGGAGCAATTTTCCAAAGCCACCTTGATACCGAAAATCTCATACATCTTATCGCACAGAGTAAAAAACAATCTCTTACAGATAGAATCATTGACGCCCTAAAATGCGTTGATGGGGCGTATTGCTTTATATTTCTCTCTCGCACAAAAATGTTTGCTATCCGCGACCGTTATGGATTGCGCCCTTTGAGCTTGGGGAAGATTCAAAACGAGGATGGCAGCACAGGCTATGTAGTAGCAAGTGAGAGCTGTGCGTTTGATTTGATTGGGGCGGAGTTTGTGCGCGAGATTAAGGCGGGGGAAATACTGATTTTTGATGGGGCGTATGCGCTCAAAGATACGCAGCCTAAAAGCATTCAAGTTTTTGAGCCAAATCCTCACCCTTGCGTATTTGAACACGTCTATTTTGCTCGTCCAGATAGCAATATCTTTGGTAGCAATGTCTATAAGGCGCGCAAACAAATGGGTATTGAGCTTGCTAGGGAGCATAAGATTAAAGCGGATATGATAATCCCTGTGCCAGATTCTGGCGTGGCAGCGGCACTTGGGTATAGTAAGCAAAGTGGCATTGACTTTGAGCTAGGCATTATCCGTAATCACTATGTGGGGCGGACATTTATCGAGCCCACACAGCAGGAGAGGGAGCTGAAAGTGCGGCTCAAGCTTAATCCTATTAGAGAGCTGATTGCAGATAAAGATATTATTGTGATTGATGATTCTGTCGTGCGTGGGACGACAAGTAGGCAGATTATTAGAATCTTGCGTCAGGCAGGGGCACGGAAGATTCACTTACTTATTAGTTCTCCACCTACTATATCGCCCTGCTTTTATGGTGTGGATACGCCGCATAAAGAGCAGCTAATATGCGCAAATAAGAGTATTGAAGATGTGCGTAAATACATTGGGGCGGATTCTCTAGGATTTCTCTCTATTGAGGGCTTAGTGCGAAGTATAGGGGGGGAGAACAAATCGTGGTGCAAGGCGTGTTTTGATGAAAACTATATTGATGAATACACTAGGGGCTTGTGA
- the dapB gene encoding 4-hydroxy-tetrahydrodipicolinate reductase — protein sequence MLKVGIFGATGRVGRLLIEEILNHKHFALSSVYVRNELQYSLPSSTMVTRDFAIFVQSSDVVIDFSSPEATKTLLEAAIAAPTPLVIGTTGLDSDTQHLLEEASHTMPILYATNMSKGVAVLNKIVGLVANTLKESDIEICEIHHRHKKDAPSGTALTLAQTCASARNLKLSDVRISGRNGMIGERSKDEIAVMSLRGGDVSGRHTVGFYLDGEYLELTHNATSRLTFAKGALDMAGWIVRQENGLYSIQDALCL from the coding sequence ATGCTAAAAGTAGGGATTTTTGGAGCGACTGGGCGCGTGGGGCGGCTACTTATTGAAGAGATTTTAAATCATAAACATTTCGCTCTCTCAAGCGTGTATGTCCGCAATGAATTACAATATTCACTCCCCTCTAGCACTATGGTTACGCGTGATTTTGCCATATTTGTGCAATCAAGTGATGTGGTTATTGATTTTTCCTCTCCAGAGGCTACAAAAACCTTGCTTGAGGCAGCTATTGCTGCTCCTACGCCACTTGTCATAGGCACAACGGGACTTGATAGTGATACACAGCATTTACTTGAGGAAGCCTCGCACACAATGCCTATTTTGTATGCAACCAATATGAGTAAGGGCGTGGCGGTGCTAAATAAGATTGTAGGACTTGTGGCAAATACGCTCAAAGAAAGCGATATAGAAATTTGTGAGATTCATCATCGACATAAAAAAGATGCTCCTTCCGGGACAGCTTTAACTCTCGCTCAAACCTGTGCTAGCGCGCGCAATCTTAAGCTTAGTGATGTACGTATCAGCGGACGCAATGGTATGATAGGCGAGAGAAGCAAAGATGAAATTGCCGTGATGAGTTTGCGTGGGGGTGATGTGAGCGGACGACATACGGTGGGATTCTATCTTGATGGCGAATATTTAGAACTCACACATAATGCGACTTCACGGCTTACTTTTGCTAAGGGGGCGCTTGATATGGCAGGCTGGATAGTGCGACAGGAAAATGGCTTGTATAGTATTCAAGATGCTCTTTGTCTGTGA
- the kdsB gene encoding 3-deoxy-manno-octulosonate cytidylyltransferase encodes MIIIPARLESTRFPKKVLCDINGLPMVVQTALNAKQIDDVVVACDDAQIESVCRAHKIECVITDKAHSSGTDRCAEAAIKLGLADDEVVINIQADEPFLEHNVIETLRHLMEHKKPFMGTLAKVINEDDIGDANLVKVVLNAHNEAIYFSRAPIPFCRDKDCETLANILYLGHLGIYGYSAKSLKTFCTLPKSPLEEIEKLEQLRALYHRKVIALAIVETQSIGIDTQADYKRILERFV; translated from the coding sequence ATGATAATAATCCCTGCGCGGCTAGAATCTACAAGATTCCCAAAAAAGGTGCTATGTGATATAAATGGGCTGCCTATGGTGGTGCAGACAGCACTCAATGCAAAGCAAATAGATGATGTGGTGGTCGCTTGTGATGATGCGCAAATTGAATCTGTATGTAGGGCACATAAGATAGAATGTGTGATAACTGATAAAGCTCATAGTAGCGGTACGGATAGATGTGCGGAAGCAGCAATAAAGCTAGGATTAGCCGATGATGAGGTGGTGATTAATATCCAAGCTGATGAGCCATTTTTAGAGCATAATGTGATAGAGACATTGCGGCATTTAATGGAGCATAAAAAGCCTTTTATGGGGACATTGGCAAAGGTGATAAATGAGGATGATATAGGAGATGCTAATCTTGTCAAAGTCGTGCTAAATGCTCATAATGAGGCGATATATTTCTCCCGCGCTCCTATTCCATTTTGCCGCGATAAGGATTGTGAAACATTAGCAAATATCCTATATTTAGGGCATTTGGGGATTTATGGATATAGTGCTAAAAGTCTAAAGACATTTTGCACCCTGCCTAAAAGTCCACTGGAAGAGATTGAGAAATTAGAGCAGTTAAGAGCTTTGTATCATCGCAAAGTTATTGCCTTAGCCATAGTGGAGACACAAAGTATAGGCATTGACACACAAGCAGACTATAAAAGGATTTTGGAGCGGTTTGTATGA
- a CDS encoding MATE family efflux transporter, with protein sequence MSVISVNEKINLSKDSIYRLFFYFFIPNLCAMLALSTYSTFDGIFVGKKLGEDALAAIGLCWPVFPVLIAFELLFSMGAASIAAYFLGKGQDHRARLMFSSVFYFAMSSSLIIGGILFIYVEQISIALGASERVLPYVVEYLQVIFLGSVIIVLHPLLDVFAINDKRPVLAMVAMIVGSVSNIVLNYIFLFVLEWGIFGSALATILGHSLGMLILLSHFVRKKGRIYLVKRFHINAVFASMKNGVPQSIAELSVAFVMVVFNHTLKALADTEDIRVSYLATYSIIMYVGVVCITILISCSQGIQPIASYNYGAGAMRRVKGIYAFGVIFATIMGVVVYGLFMSVDSHLVRLFLKEGQESILEPTLEAMQVYFIGYIFLGVNIVSAIFFQSIQRPKSSFIITISYNFVFVIIFLFVLSHYYGVFGVWLSYPLSLACSSIVVLGVVVYEMYRGALVLKRGS encoded by the coding sequence ATGAGTGTGATAAGCGTTAATGAGAAGATTAATTTAAGTAAAGATTCTATCTATCGTCTCTTTTTTTATTTCTTTATCCCTAATTTGTGCGCTATGCTCGCGCTTTCTACATATTCTACATTTGATGGAATCTTTGTAGGTAAGAAGCTGGGCGAGGACGCATTGGCTGCTATTGGGCTGTGTTGGCCTGTATTTCCTGTGCTGATTGCCTTTGAGCTGCTTTTTAGTATGGGGGCGGCTTCCATAGCAGCATATTTTTTAGGCAAGGGGCAAGATCATCGCGCGAGGCTGATGTTTAGCTCCGTGTTTTACTTTGCTATGAGTTCCTCTCTTATCATTGGCGGAATACTCTTTATCTATGTCGAGCAAATATCTATCGCGCTTGGGGCGAGTGAGCGAGTGCTGCCCTATGTGGTGGAATATTTACAGGTGATTTTTCTAGGCTCTGTGATTATCGTGCTGCACCCTTTGCTTGATGTTTTTGCCATTAATGACAAACGCCCTGTTTTAGCGATGGTAGCAATGATTGTAGGCTCTGTTTCTAATATTGTTTTGAATTATATTTTTCTTTTTGTCCTTGAGTGGGGCATATTTGGCTCTGCTTTAGCTACGATTTTAGGGCATAGCTTGGGTATGCTTATCCTACTTAGCCACTTTGTGCGTAAAAAAGGGCGCATTTATTTGGTGAAAAGATTCCATATCAATGCGGTGTTTGCTTCAATGAAAAATGGCGTGCCTCAAAGCATAGCTGAACTTAGCGTAGCGTTTGTGATGGTCGTGTTTAACCACACACTAAAGGCTTTGGCAGATACGGAGGATATACGCGTGAGCTATCTTGCCACATATAGCATTATTATGTATGTGGGGGTGGTGTGTATTACGATTTTGATTTCTTGTTCGCAGGGGATTCAGCCTATTGCAAGTTATAACTACGGGGCGGGGGCGATGAGGCGCGTGAAAGGTATTTATGCCTTTGGTGTGATTTTTGCCACAATTATGGGCGTGGTGGTGTATGGCTTGTTTATGAGTGTAGATTCACATTTGGTGCGGCTTTTCCTTAAAGAGGGGCAAGAGAGTATCCTTGAGCCTACGCTTGAAGCGATGCAAGTGTATTTTATCGGTTATATATTTTTAGGTGTCAATATAGTGAGTGCGATATTTTTTCAGTCTATTCAACGCCCTAAAAGCTCATTTATTATCACCATTTCCTATAACTTTGTTTTTGTAATCATTTTTCTTTTTGTGCTGTCGCATTATTATGGAGTGTTTGGCGTGTGGCTTTCCTATCCGCTTTCTTTGGCGTGTTCAAGCATTGTAGTGCTTGGCGTGGTGGTGTATGAGATGTATCGTGGAGCATTAGTTTTGAAACGTGGTTCATAA
- the trxB gene encoding thioredoxin-disulfide reductase, whose protein sequence is MINLAIIGGGPAGLSAGLYATRGGIKNVVLFEKGMPGGQITGSSEIENYPGVKEVVSGMDFMQPWQEQCFRFGLQHQMSEVVRVSKEGDIFHIHLSSGKVEEAKAVIFAAGGSPKKANLKGESEFWGKGISTCATCDGFFYKDQEVVVLGGGDTALEEAVYLSRICSKVHLVHRRNEFRAAPTTIEHVKKNDKIRIITPAIVEEIKGDSSGVTSVLIKHTDSGENEDIPVMGIFIFVGYDVNTATLKQENGSMLCECDEYGSIKVDLSMRTSVEGLFAAGDVRTQASKQVVCAAADGATAALQAIAYLEHK, encoded by the coding sequence ATGATTAATTTAGCAATTATTGGTGGCGGTCCTGCTGGACTTAGTGCGGGATTATATGCGACACGTGGCGGAATTAAAAATGTAGTGCTTTTTGAGAAAGGAATGCCCGGTGGGCAAATCACAGGGAGCAGTGAAATAGAAAATTATCCGGGTGTAAAGGAAGTAGTAAGTGGTATGGACTTTATGCAGCCGTGGCAAGAACAGTGCTTCCGCTTTGGATTACAACATCAAATGAGCGAAGTAGTGCGTGTGAGTAAAGAGGGAGATATATTTCATATCCATCTCTCCAGTGGCAAGGTAGAGGAAGCAAAGGCGGTGATTTTCGCCGCTGGTGGTAGCCCCAAAAAAGCTAATTTGAAGGGTGAAAGTGAATTTTGGGGGAAAGGGATTAGCACTTGTGCTACTTGCGATGGATTTTTCTACAAAGACCAAGAGGTTGTCGTGCTAGGCGGTGGCGATACGGCGCTTGAAGAGGCAGTATATCTTAGCCGTATTTGCTCCAAGGTACATTTAGTGCATAGGAGAAATGAGTTTCGCGCCGCACCTACTACGATAGAGCACGTAAAGAAAAACGATAAGATTCGCATTATCACCCCTGCCATCGTTGAAGAGATTAAGGGAGATTCATCAGGCGTTACAAGTGTGCTTATCAAACATACAGATTCAGGGGAAAATGAGGACATACCCGTGATGGGAATCTTTATCTTTGTGGGCTATGATGTGAATACAGCCACTTTAAAACAAGAGAATGGTTCAATGCTCTGTGAATGCGATGAATACGGAAGCATTAAAGTGGATTTATCAATGAGGACAAGTGTAGAAGGACTTTTTGCTGCAGGAGATGTGCGCACACAGGCTTCTAAACAAGTCGTATGTGCCGCCGCAGATGGTGCAACAGCAGCATTACAAGCCATTGCCTATTTAGAGCATAAATAA
- the hisH gene encoding imidazole glycerol phosphate synthase subunit HisH, protein MIKIGIINYGVGNLGSVQNAFARISSFSDVILFDVCIESTPDRLKKYDKLLLPGVGAFGNAMAHLKHTGLDEAIIDFARSGKHLLGICLGLQLLFERSFEFGEHKGLGLLEGEVVGFSNIAPLKIPHIGWNSCHFTYQARDSKLFCGINDKSFLYFIHSFHIKAREEDILAYCDYGYPFGAIVNQENLFGIQPHPEKSHNVGLKLLANFINL, encoded by the coding sequence ATGATTAAAATAGGTATTATTAACTATGGTGTGGGGAATCTAGGCAGTGTACAGAATGCCTTTGCGCGTATTAGCTCATTTAGCGATGTGATTTTGTTTGATGTGTGTATAGAATCTACACCCGATAGGCTAAAGAAATATGATAAGCTTTTACTACCCGGTGTAGGGGCGTTTGGCAATGCTATGGCGCATTTGAAACACACAGGGCTTGATGAGGCGATTATTGATTTTGCACGGAGTGGGAAGCATTTGCTAGGGATTTGTTTAGGGTTACAGCTACTTTTTGAGAGAAGTTTCGAATTTGGCGAACACAAGGGGCTTGGGCTATTAGAGGGTGAAGTCGTGGGCTTTAGCAATATCGCACCGCTTAAGATTCCACATATTGGCTGGAATAGCTGCCACTTCACCTATCAAGCGCGAGATTCTAAGCTATTTTGCGGTATAAATGATAAGAGCTTTTTGTATTTCATCCATAGTTTTCATATTAAGGCAAGGGAGGAGGATATTTTAGCTTATTGTGATTATGGCTATCCTTTTGGTGCTATTGTTAATCAAGAGAATCTCTTTGGGATTCAGCCTCACCCTGAAAAAAGCCATAATGTAGGCTTAAAATTGCTTGCAAATTTTATTAATTTATGA